Within the Limnothrix sp. FACHB-406 genome, the region AATCGCGATCAATCAATTGCGATTTGTAAGTTGTTTTCTGACGATTAAATGCTCTAATTAATTGCTCTAATTAATTTACCCAAGTCATTGATGATGCTTATTGATTTCGCTCCCGTCCCCGATCGATCCGAAATAACCAAACCATCAATGCCACCACACCCGCTTGCAGTGCCAAATTAGGCAAAACATCCGCTGGGTTTTCGCCCGCTAACAGTTTCAGCAAAAAAATGAACCCACCCAGTGCTCCCGAAGCAGCAAAAGCACCATAGAACAAGCGTCGAAGACCTCGATAGGGAGCGGCGGCTTCTGCTCGCAGTCGAGCCATGGTTTCTGCATCTAGGGGGCGAGGACGATTGGCCATGTTGGGGGATTGCCTGATGGAATTGGCGTTGATTTGGACTATTTGGACGGCTTTGGGAAACCGTTTGATTATTTTATCACCAGGTCACTCGATCGCCTGATCTGGTGACTTAAAGGATTGTTGATGATTGAAATTCTCTTAACTGCCGGTTGTGCTGATCAAGGATCGATTTGTGCTAATCAAGGGTTGATCGATGGCAGTTCAGTTATTAAAAATTCTCAATTAATTTTTTTAGTTAATTTGATTTTTAGTTAATCTCTGTTTTTGATTTTTATGATTGCTTGCTTTGATCAATTCAAGAATTGTCTTTATTTTAAGCAAATTGGGGCTGGTTCTTGATTGGTTTTGGTGAATCCTTACAATGCAACTTGTAATACAACGAATGAATTTTAGAGTATCTGGTTTTGCTTTGCGGGTCTTACCCACTAACGAAGACAAGAAGCTTCAGTCCCTTGCCCTAACGACGATTAGTGCTTGATCTGTGTCCAAAAATACTGTTCAGACAGCCTCTGAGAGAAATTTCAATCCCTTGGCGAAGCTACCTGGAAAAGGCTTTCAGAAAGTACTTCAGTAAGAATATGCT harbors:
- a CDS encoding DUF3493 domain-containing protein encodes the protein MANRPRPLDAETMARLRAEAAAPYRGLRRLFYGAFAASGALGGFIFLLKLLAGENPADVLPNLALQAGVVALMVWLFRIDRGRERNQ